In one Drosophila pseudoobscura strain MV-25-SWS-2005 chromosome X, UCI_Dpse_MV25, whole genome shotgun sequence genomic region, the following are encoded:
- the LOC6901075 gene encoding zinc finger protein 134 — MFTIANIARQCRICLRQLRELKEHRSDHSLDNLHSRSVHMLKKFFGIDVLEQPQGFPKQICALCYNAIEYFEELCKVAQESNEKLTPLFEAQAKNSVAGEAGGEAQPPHLETQLLLPSDVSIKDEPRDSEEEEEEELELTQQESADAAEQATDTASISVSSSKRGGGSLACDQCGKQVYKLPYLEAHIRSVHQGHAKPFLCRNCDKSFTRYEQLRSHMRNSHPSSQGSGGGSGSGSAQQQLEEAQHLICEHCNRQYSTKNALGEHLKRHAQRKEHVCEHCGVAKVTRTELLTHLRIHNPSWEKFKCQQCPQLFRHKSAISRHVRVVHEGQRRFQCVYCEKRFGTHASQVRHERLHASDQQQRPSRCDVCSKCFSDGERLASHMRSHDKTLWPYACAQCNKPCITRQTLEIHQQRHSGHREQELTCGGRGSDGRAREAI, encoded by the exons ATGTTTACCATCGCCAATATAGCCCGACAATGTCGCATCTGCCTGCGGCAACTGCGCGAGCTCAAGGAGCACCGCTCTGACCACAGTTTGGACAACCTCCACTCGCGTTCGGTGCACATGCTAAAGAAGTTTTTCGGCATCGATGTGCTGGAGCAGCCCCAAGGTTTTCCTAAGCAGATATGCGCCCTCTGCTACAACGCCATTGAGTATTTCGAAGAACTGTGCAAGGTTGCCCAAGAGTCGAATGAAAAGCTGACTCCACTCTTCGAAGCGCAGGCCAAAAATTCCGTCGCAGGAGAAGCCGGGGGGGAGGCACAGCCGCCGCACCTAGAAACACAGCTG CTGCTGCCCAGCGATGTTTCGATAAAAGACGAGCCCCGAGacagcgaggaggaggaggaggaggagcttgAGCTGACTCAGCAAGAGTCGGCAGATGCAGCCGAACAGGCAACCGACACCGCCTCGATTTCAGTATCGTCCAGCAAGAGAGGAGGGGGGTCCCTGGCCTGCGACCAGTGCGGAAAGCAGGTCTACAAGCTGCCCTACCTGGAGGCCCACATCCGCAGCGTGCACCAAGGTCATGCCAAGCCATTCCTCTGCCGCAACTGTGACAAGTCCTTCACGCGCTATGAGCAGCTCCGTTCGCACATGCGCAACTCCCATCCGTCGTCCCAGGGGAGCGGcgggggcagcggcagcgggtctgcccagcagcagctggaggaggcaCAGCATCTGATCTGCGAGCATTGCAACCGCCAGTATAGCACCAAGAATGCACTGGGCGAGCACTTGAAGCGGCACGCCCAGCGCAAGGAGCACGTCTGCGAGCACTGTGGCGTGGCCAAGGTGACGCGGACGGAGCTGCTCACCCATCTGCGCATACACAACCCCAGTTGGGAGAAATTCAAGTGCCAGCAGTGTCCGCAGCTGTTCCGCCACAAGAGCGCCATCAGTCGTCATGTGCGGGTGGTGCATGAGGGCCAGCGGCGCTTCCAGTGCGTATATTGCGAGAAGCGTTTTGGGACGCATGCCTCCCAGGTAAGACACGAGCGCCTGCACGCCAGCGATCAGCAGCAACGACCCTCCCGTTGCGATGTGTGTTCCAAGTGCTTTTCCGACGGGGAGCGGCTCGCCTCCCACATGCGCAGCCATGACAAAACTCTTTGGCCCTACGCCTGTGCGCAATGCAACAAGCCGTGCATCACGCGACAGACCCTGGAAATCCACCAGCAACGTCACAGCGGCCACAGGGAGCAGGAGCTGACCTGCGGGGGTCGTGGTAGTGATGGTCGGGCCCGCGAAGCCATCTGA
- the Ntf-2 gene encoding probable nuclear transport factor 2 isoform X1 encodes MSLNPQYEDIGKGFVQQYYALFDDPANRASVVNFYSATESFMTFEGHQIQGAPKILEKIQSLSFQKITRVITAVDSQPTFDGGVLINVLGRLQCDDDPPHAFSQVFMLKANANSFFVAHDIFRLNIHNTA; translated from the exons ATGTCGCTAAATCCCCAGTACGAAGATATTGGCAAGGGCTTCGTCCAGCAGTACTATGCCCTGTTCGACGACCCGGCAAACCGTGCAAGCGTGGTCAATTTCTACAGC GCAACAGAATCCTTTATGACCTTCGAGGGCCATCAGATACAGGGAGCTCCTAAAATATTAGAAAAGATTCAG AGCCTGAGTTTTCAAAAGATTACAAGAGTAATAACCGCTGTCGACTCGCAGCCCACCTTCGATGGAGGAGTGCTCATCAATGTCCTGGGACGTCTGCAG TGCGACGACGATCCCCCGCATGCCTTCTCGCAGGTCTTTATGCTGAAGGCCAATGCAAACTCGTTCTTTGTGGCCCACGACATTTTCCGTCTAAATATACACAATACTGCATAA
- the Ntf-2 gene encoding uncharacterized protein Ntf-2 isoform X2: protein MSLNPQYEDIGKGFVQQYYALFDDPANRASVVNFYSCDDDPPHAFSQVFMLKANANSFFVAHDIFRLNIHNTA from the exons ATGTCGCTAAATCCCCAGTACGAAGATATTGGCAAGGGCTTCGTCCAGCAGTACTATGCCCTGTTCGACGACCCGGCAAACCGTGCAAGCGTGGTCAATTTCTACAGC TGCGACGACGATCCCCCGCATGCCTTCTCGCAGGTCTTTATGCTGAAGGCCAATGCAAACTCGTTCTTTGTGGCCCACGACATTTTCCGTCTAAATATACACAATACTGCATAA
- the LOC4814357 gene encoding uncharacterized protein has translation MSHGERKGRLNVVKFLELGFAVACLVLHFYSFNDRDIMTSFLATGTFTGYIIVVIGVFAGVLMRAPIHKRIDIFFSVMGCALFVASGVFIIEAWEFSFRTRTRDLALIKASLSIVNGVLFGFDAIFTFRDK, from the exons ATGTCGCACGGTGAACGTAAAGGTCGCCTCAATGTGGTCAAATTTCTGGAATTg GGGTTTGCCGTGGCCTGTTTGGTGCTGCACTTTTACAGCTTCAACGATCGCGATATTATGACATCATTTCTGGCCACCGGCACCTTCACGGGCTACATTATCGTGGTGATTGGTGTATTTGCTG GCGTTCTGATGCGGGCACCCATTCACAAGCGCATCGACATATTCTTCAGCGTCATGGGCTGCGCCCTATTCGTGGCTAGCGGTGTGTTCATCATCGAGGCTTGGGAGTTCTCTTTCAGGACACGGACACGCGACCTGGCGCTGATCAAGGCCTCACTGTCTATCGTCAATGGCGTGCTCTTTGGATTCGATGCCATCTTCACCTTTCGGGACAAGTGA
- the Mgstl gene encoding microsomal glutathione S-transferase 1 isoform X2: MLHPELISMENEVFRVYLGWTAVLVLKIFAMGILTGLTRFVTATFANPEDLMSPKLKVKFDDPNVERVRRAHRNDLENIVPFFIIGLLYTLTNPSVFLAVNLFRAVGIARIVHTIVYAVVVVPQPSRALAFFVALGATVYMALQVILAAAF, from the exons ATGCTGCATCCCGAGTTGATTTCTATGGAGAACGAGGTGTTCCGCGTCTACCTCGGCTGGACGGCGGTTCTGGTGCTCAAAATCTTTGCCATGGGCATCCTTACGGGCCTCACCCGCTTCGTAACGGCA ACCTTTGCCAATCCCGAGGATCTGATGTCGCCCAAGCTGAAGGTCAAATTCGACGATCCCAATGTGGAACGTGTGCGCCGCGCCCATCGCAACGATCTGGAGAACATTGTGCCCTTTTTCATCATCGGCCTGCTCTATACGCTGACGAATCCCAGCGTCTTCCTGGCCGTCAATCTCTTCCGCGCCGTGGGCATTGCCCGCATTGTCCACACCATCGTCTATGCTGTGGTCGTGGTGCCACAGCCATCCCGCGCGCTCGCCTTCTTTGTGGCCCTCGGTGCCACCGTGTACATGGCTCTACAGGTCATCCTGGCGGCTGCTTTTTAA
- the Mgstl gene encoding microsomal glutathione S-transferase 1 isoform X1, whose amino-acid sequence MAGVVELLSLNNPVFKSYVFWAGVLVIKMLLMSLLTAVQRFKTKTFANPEDLMSPKLKVKFDDPNVERVRRAHRNDLENIVPFFIIGLLYTLTNPSVFLAVNLFRAVGIARIVHTIVYAVVVVPQPSRALAFFVALGATVYMALQVILAAAF is encoded by the exons ATGGCCGGCGTTGTGGAGCTACTCAGCCTTAATAATCCCGTGTTCAAGAGCTATGTGTTCTGGGCCGGCGTTCTGGTCATCAAAATGCTGCTCATGAGCCTCCTCACGGCCGTGCAGCGCTTCAAGAcgaag ACCTTTGCCAATCCCGAGGATCTGATGTCGCCCAAGCTGAAGGTCAAATTCGACGATCCCAATGTGGAACGTGTGCGCCGCGCCCATCGCAACGATCTGGAGAACATTGTGCCCTTTTTCATCATCGGCCTGCTCTATACGCTGACGAATCCCAGCGTCTTCCTGGCCGTCAATCTCTTCCGCGCCGTGGGCATTGCCCGCATTGTCCACACCATCGTCTATGCTGTGGTCGTGGTGCCACAGCCATCCCGCGCGCTCGCCTTCTTTGTGGCCCTCGGTGCCACCGTGTACATGGCTCTACAGGTCATCCTGGCGGCTGCTTTTTAA
- the Cbs gene encoding cystathionine beta-synthase-like protein isoform X1, producing MLVKKEMPANKTYQRPADYIDPGKPSKCKWHLGTQEKTPHTQRGIAHRQKITPDILEVIGCTPLVRLNHIPAKEGIECEMYAKCEFLNPGGSVKDRIGYRMVQDAEEQGLLKPGFTIIEPTSGNTGIGLAMACAVKGYKCIIVMPEKMSNEKVSALRTLGAKIIRTPTEAAYDSPEGLIYVAQELQRQTPNSIVLDQYRNAGNPLSHYDGTAAEILWQLDNQVDMIVVSAGTAGTISGIGRKIKEQAPACKIVGVDPYGSVLACPKELNKTNVQFYEVEGIGYDFQPTVFDDGVVDVWSKIGDADCFPMSRRLNAEEGLLCGGSSGGAMHAALAHARTLKKGQRCVVILPDGIRNYMTKFVSDNWMEARGFKQPVNEHSHWWWNLPISKLELPSPVALLQSSATVGEAIALMKQHRVDQLPMIDNEDGSILGVVGQETLINQIVSMNRQQTDPALKALNKRVIRLNANEVLGKLARILEVDPSVLIVGKSEEGKEEIKSLATKLDVTSFIVAEKKVNANGNGTATNGNSH from the exons ATGCTCGTAAAAAA AGAGATGCCAGCCAACAAGACGTACCAGAGGCCCGCGGATTATATTGATCCCGGGAAGCCGTCCAAGTGCAAATGGCATCTGGGTACCCAGGAGAAGACGCCGCACACGCAGCGGGGGATTGCCCACAGGCAAAAGATCACCCCGGACATCCTCGAGGTGATTGGCTGCACACCGCTGGTCCGGCTCAACCACATCCCAGCGAAGGAGGGCATCGAGTGTGAGATGT ATGCCAAATGCGAGTTCCTGAATCCCGGTGGCTCTGTGAAGGACCGGATCGGCTACCGCATGGTGCAGGATGCCGAGGAGCAGGGCCTGCTCAAGCCGGGCTTCACCATCATCGAGCCCACGTCCGGGAACACGGGCATCGGCCTGGCCATGGCCTGCGCCGTCAAGGGCTACAAGTGCATCATCGTGATGCCCGAGAAGATGTCCAACGAGAAGGTATCGGCCCTGCGCACCCTCGGCGCCAAGATCATCCGCACGCCCACCGAGGCGGCCTACGATTCGCCCGAGGGCCTTATCTACGTGGCCCAGGAGCTGCAGCGCCAGACGCCGAACTCGATTGTGCTGGATCAGTACCGGAACGCCGGTAATCCGTTGTCCCACTACGACGGCACGGCCGCGGAGATCCTCTGGCAGCTAGACAACCAGGTGGACATGATTGTTGTATCCGCCGGCACGGCCGGCACCATCAGCGGCATTGGCCGGAAGATCAAGGAGCAGGCCCCCGCCTGCAAGATCGTCGGCGTGGATCCCTACGGCTCAGTTCTGGCCTGTCCTAAGGAGCTGAACAAAACGAATGTGCAGTTTTACGAGGTGGAGGGCATCGGCTACGACTTCCAGCCCACCGTTTTCGACGATGGCGTGGTGGATGTGTGGTCTAAGATCGGGGACGCCGACTGTTTCCCTATGAGCCGCCGCCTTAATGCCGAGGAGGGTCTGCTCTGCGGCGGTTCCAGTGGCGGGGCCATGCACGCCGCCCTCGCGCACGCCCGCACCCTGAAGAAGGGCCAGCGCTGCGTTGTGATCCTGCCCGACGGCATTCGCAACTACATGACCAAGTTCGTCTCCGACAACTGGATGGAGGCGCGCGGATTCAAGCAGCCCGTGAACGAGCACAGCCACTGGTGGTGGAACCTGCCCATCTCCAAGCTGGAGCTGCCCTCGCCCGTCGCCCTGCTCCAGTCCAGCGCCACAGTGGGCGAGGCCATTGCCCTGATGAAACAGCATCGTGTGGACCAGCTCCCGATGATCGACAATGAGGACGG CTCCATTCTGGGCGTTGTCGGCCAGGAGACGCTGATTAATCAGATCGTTAGCATGAACCGACAGCAGACGGACCCCGCTCTCAAGGCCCTCAACAAGCGCGTGATTCGCCTGAATGCCAACGAAGTGCTGGGCAAGCTGGCTCGCATTCTCGAAGTGGATCCCAGTGTCCTCATTGTGGGCAAGAGTGAAGAGGGCAAGGAAGAGATCAAGTCGCTGGCCACCAAGCTGGATGTGACCTCATTCATTGTGGCTGAGAAAAAGGTcaatgccaatggcaatggcaccGCCACCAACGGCAACAGCCACTAA
- the Cbs gene encoding cystathionine beta-synthase-like protein isoform X2, giving the protein MPANKTYQRPADYIDPGKPSKCKWHLGTQEKTPHTQRGIAHRQKITPDILEVIGCTPLVRLNHIPAKEGIECEMYAKCEFLNPGGSVKDRIGYRMVQDAEEQGLLKPGFTIIEPTSGNTGIGLAMACAVKGYKCIIVMPEKMSNEKVSALRTLGAKIIRTPTEAAYDSPEGLIYVAQELQRQTPNSIVLDQYRNAGNPLSHYDGTAAEILWQLDNQVDMIVVSAGTAGTISGIGRKIKEQAPACKIVGVDPYGSVLACPKELNKTNVQFYEVEGIGYDFQPTVFDDGVVDVWSKIGDADCFPMSRRLNAEEGLLCGGSSGGAMHAALAHARTLKKGQRCVVILPDGIRNYMTKFVSDNWMEARGFKQPVNEHSHWWWNLPISKLELPSPVALLQSSATVGEAIALMKQHRVDQLPMIDNEDGSILGVVGQETLINQIVSMNRQQTDPALKALNKRVIRLNANEVLGKLARILEVDPSVLIVGKSEEGKEEIKSLATKLDVTSFIVAEKKVNANGNGTATNGNSH; this is encoded by the exons ATGCCAGCCAACAAGACGTACCAGAGGCCCGCGGATTATATTGATCCCGGGAAGCCGTCCAAGTGCAAATGGCATCTGGGTACCCAGGAGAAGACGCCGCACACGCAGCGGGGGATTGCCCACAGGCAAAAGATCACCCCGGACATCCTCGAGGTGATTGGCTGCACACCGCTGGTCCGGCTCAACCACATCCCAGCGAAGGAGGGCATCGAGTGTGAGATGT ATGCCAAATGCGAGTTCCTGAATCCCGGTGGCTCTGTGAAGGACCGGATCGGCTACCGCATGGTGCAGGATGCCGAGGAGCAGGGCCTGCTCAAGCCGGGCTTCACCATCATCGAGCCCACGTCCGGGAACACGGGCATCGGCCTGGCCATGGCCTGCGCCGTCAAGGGCTACAAGTGCATCATCGTGATGCCCGAGAAGATGTCCAACGAGAAGGTATCGGCCCTGCGCACCCTCGGCGCCAAGATCATCCGCACGCCCACCGAGGCGGCCTACGATTCGCCCGAGGGCCTTATCTACGTGGCCCAGGAGCTGCAGCGCCAGACGCCGAACTCGATTGTGCTGGATCAGTACCGGAACGCCGGTAATCCGTTGTCCCACTACGACGGCACGGCCGCGGAGATCCTCTGGCAGCTAGACAACCAGGTGGACATGATTGTTGTATCCGCCGGCACGGCCGGCACCATCAGCGGCATTGGCCGGAAGATCAAGGAGCAGGCCCCCGCCTGCAAGATCGTCGGCGTGGATCCCTACGGCTCAGTTCTGGCCTGTCCTAAGGAGCTGAACAAAACGAATGTGCAGTTTTACGAGGTGGAGGGCATCGGCTACGACTTCCAGCCCACCGTTTTCGACGATGGCGTGGTGGATGTGTGGTCTAAGATCGGGGACGCCGACTGTTTCCCTATGAGCCGCCGCCTTAATGCCGAGGAGGGTCTGCTCTGCGGCGGTTCCAGTGGCGGGGCCATGCACGCCGCCCTCGCGCACGCCCGCACCCTGAAGAAGGGCCAGCGCTGCGTTGTGATCCTGCCCGACGGCATTCGCAACTACATGACCAAGTTCGTCTCCGACAACTGGATGGAGGCGCGCGGATTCAAGCAGCCCGTGAACGAGCACAGCCACTGGTGGTGGAACCTGCCCATCTCCAAGCTGGAGCTGCCCTCGCCCGTCGCCCTGCTCCAGTCCAGCGCCACAGTGGGCGAGGCCATTGCCCTGATGAAACAGCATCGTGTGGACCAGCTCCCGATGATCGACAATGAGGACGG CTCCATTCTGGGCGTTGTCGGCCAGGAGACGCTGATTAATCAGATCGTTAGCATGAACCGACAGCAGACGGACCCCGCTCTCAAGGCCCTCAACAAGCGCGTGATTCGCCTGAATGCCAACGAAGTGCTGGGCAAGCTGGCTCGCATTCTCGAAGTGGATCCCAGTGTCCTCATTGTGGGCAAGAGTGAAGAGGGCAAGGAAGAGATCAAGTCGCTGGCCACCAAGCTGGATGTGACCTCATTCATTGTGGCTGAGAAAAAGGTcaatgccaatggcaatggcaccGCCACCAACGGCAACAGCCACTAA
- the Stt3A gene encoding dolichyl-diphosphooligosaccharide--protein glycosyltransferase subunit STT3A has protein sequence MAVDIGGGVGGSAASRAKGLLTWEKQEHLLRLIILILAAVLSFATRLFSVLRFESVIHEFDPYFNYRTTRFLAEQGFYKFHNWFDERAWYPLGRIIGGTIYPGLMLTSAALYRIMWLLNITIDIRNVCVFLAPFFSSLTVLVTYALTKEIHSTGAGLVAAALISIVPGYISRSVAGSYDNEGIAIFCMLFTYYLWIKAVKTGTIFWSAMSALAYFYMVSSWGGYVFLINLIPLHVLALMITGRFSHRIYIAYSTLYCVGTILSMQISFVGFQPIQSSEHMLALGVFGLCQIHAFVDYLRSRIPKDHFELLFKTLVSSVLTLVLVVGTLLTITGKVSPWTGRFYSLLDPSYAKNHIPIIASVSEHQPTSWSSFYFDLQILVFLFPAGLYFCFSKLTDSNIFIILYGVTSIYFAGVMVRLMLVLAPVMCVLSGIAISHLLAKYIKSVDGGGTPKPTDSKRHHKKLEQQTGGVKSEVAIGFVGIITMMLIVYTLHCTWVTSEAYSSPSIVLSARSHDGGRIIFDDFREAYYWLQMNTPEDARIMSWWDYGYQITAMANRTILVDNNTWNNTHISRVGQAMASSEEKAYEIMRELDVDYVLVIFGGLTGYSSDDINKFLWMVRIGGSTDRGAHIKEKDYYAANGEFRVDKEGSPTLLNCLMYKMCYYRFGQMYTEGGKAQGYDRVRAAEIGNKDFELDVLEEAYTTEHWLVRIYKVKDLPNRGV, from the exons ATGGCCGTGGACATTGGAGGAGGCGTGGGCGGTAGCGCCGCCAGCAGAGCCAAGGGTCTCCTGACCTGGGAAAAGCAAGAGCATCTGCTCAGGCTGATCATCCTCATACTGGCTGCAGTGCTGT CCTTCGCCACGCGCCTTTTTTCTGTGCTGAGGTTCGAAAGTGTCATCCATGAATTCGATCCGTACTTCAATTACCGCACCACGCGGTTCCTGGCCGAGCAGGGCTTCTACAAGTTCCACAATTGGTTCGATGAGCGCGCCTGGTATCCGCTGGGCCGCATCATCGGCGGCACCATCTACCCGGGGCTGATGCTCACCTCCGCGGCCCTGTACCGGATCATGTGGCTGCTGAACATCACCATTGACATACGCAATGTGTGCGTCTTTCTGGCCCCCTTCTTCTCGTCCCTGACAGTGCTGGTCACCTACGCCCTGACCAAGGAAATCCAT AGCACTGGTGCTGGCCTGGTGGCTGCCGCTCTGATCTCCATTGTTCCCGGCTATATATCGCGATCGGTGGCCGGTTCCTACGACAACGAGGGCATCGCCATCTTCTGCATGCTCTTCACCTATTATCTGTGGATAAAGGCGGTCAAGACGGGCACCATCTTCTGGTCGGCCATGTCCGCACTGGCCTACTTTTACATGGTGTCGTCTTGGGGCGGCTATGTGTTCCTCATCAATCTGATACCGCTGCATGTGCTGGCCCTGATGATAACCGGACGATTCTCGCACAGGATCTACATTGCCTACAGCACGCTCTACTGCGTGGGCACCATTCTGTCCATGCAGATATCGTTTGTGGGCTTCCAGCCCATCCAGAGCTCCGAGCATATGCTG GCTCTTGGCGTCTTTGGTCTGTGCCAGATCCATGCATTTGTGGACTACCTGCGCTCTCGCATACCCAAGGATCACTTTGAGCTGCTCTTCAAGACGCTGGTCTCGAGCGTGCTCACTCTGGTCCTGGTCGTGGGCACTCTGCTAACTATTACCGGCAAAGTGTCGCCCTGGACGGGCCGCTTTTACTCGCTGCTGGATCCGTCCTACGCCAAGAATCATATTCCCATCATTGCCTCCGTGTCGGAGCACCAGCCCACGTCCTGGTCATCATTTTACTTTGATCTTCAG ATTCtggtgtttttgtttcccGCCGGCCTCTACTTTTGTTTCTCGAAACTCACCGACTCGAACATCTTCATCATTTTGTATGGCGTGACGAGCATCTATTTTGCGGGTGTCATGGTGCGCCTCATGCTGGTGCTGGCCCCCGTGATGTGTGTGCTGTCGGGCATCGCGATCTCCCATCTGCTGGCCAAGTACATCAAGAGCGTGGACGGTGGCGGCACCCCGAAGCCCACGGACAGCAAGCGACACCACAAGAAGCTCGAGCAGCAGACGGGCGGGGTCAAGAGCGAGGTGGCCATCGGTTTTGTGGGCATCATCACAATGATGCTGATTGTCTACACTCTCCACTGCACGTGGGTCACCTCGGAGGCCTACTCCTCGCCCAGCATCGTCCTGAGTGCTCGCTCCCACGACGGTGGTCGGATCATCTTTGACGACTTTCGAGAGGCCTACTACTGGCTGCAGATGAACACACCAGAG GATGCCCGTATTATGTCCTGGTGGGACTATGGCTATCAGATCACGGCCATGGCCAATCGCACCATTTTGGTGGACAACAACACCTGGAACAATACGCATATATCGCGCGTCGGCCAGGCCATGGCATCGTCCGAGGAGAAGGCCTACGAGATAATGCGCGAACTGGACGTCGACTATGTCCTGGTGATCTTTGGCGGCCTCACCGGCTACTCCTCGGACGACATCAATAAGTTCCTGTGGATGGTGCGCATCGGCGGCAGCACAGATCGTGGGGCGCACATCAAGGAGAAGGACTACTATGCGGCCAATGGGGAGTTCCGTGTCGACAAGGAGGGCTCCCCCACGCTCCTCAATTGCCTCATGTACAAGATGTGCTACTATCGCTTCGGCCAGATGTACACCGAAGGTGGCAAGGCGCAGGGCTACGATCGAGTGCGCGCTGCCGAGATCggcaacaaggactttgagcTGGACGTCCTCGAGGAGGCGTACACCACGGAGCACTGGCTGGTGCGCATCTACAAGGTCAAGGATCTACCCAATCGCGGGGTCTAG